AAGCTAAAGAAATTGACGCTGACCTGGTTCTGGCAACAGACCCGGATGCAGACAGAGTAGGTATTGCAGTGAAAAATAATGATGGTGAATTCGTATTACTGAATGGAAACCAGACCGGAAGTATACTGATTAATTATCTGCTTACTGCATGGCAGGAAAAAGGCAAACTGGATGGCAGTCAGTATATTGTTAAAACGGTTGTAACCACTAACCTGGTAGAAGAAATTGCAAAAGCTAAAAATGTAGAGTGTTTTAACACACTTACAGGCTTTAAACATATTGGTCATCTGATTACCAGCCTGCAAGGTAAAAGAACCTTTATCGGAGGTGGCGAGGAAAGCTACGGTTACCTGATCGGTGAACTGGTAAGAGACAAGGACGCAGTTATTTCATGTGCTTTCATCGCTGAGATGACGGCTTTCTATAAAGATAAAGGCAGCAGCTTATATAATGCTATGCTGGATATGTTTGTAACGTATGGTTTGTATAAAGAAGAATTGGTTTCTCTGACTAAAAAAGGAAAAAGTGGTGCTGAAGAAATCAAAGCGATGATGGAGAAATTCAGAAATAATCCACCATTGGTTCTTGGAGGTTCTAAAGTAAAGACCTTGAAAGATTATGAACTGGGCATAGAAACTAATTTAGATACACAGGAGAAAACCAAACTTGATTTCCCTAAATCTGACGTATTGCAATTCATCACTGAAGATGGAAGTATAGTTTCTGCACGTCCTTCGGGCACAGAGCCTAAAATCAAGTTCTATTGCAGTGTAAATGCACCACTGGCAGACAAATCGCAGTTCAAAACTGTCGATACTGCTCTGGGAGCTAAAATAAAATCTCTGATGGAAGATTTACAAGCTTAAAATAGCTTTAAGGATAAAATAAAAAAGGCGGAAAATCAGATTTTCCGCCTTTTTTATTTACTATTTCATGTGTGTTATCTTTCAATCAGTTTTGAAGCCAGCACTATATTATTCAATTCCTTTTTCTCAAAAGAATCTACCAGAGCCAGCTCTTTCAGCACAAAATTAATTACGTTTTCGGCAATTTCCTCTATTGGCTGATCTACTGCACTGATGGATGGAGAGTGAAGTTTAAAAATATCATGATCATCGTAAGCAATCATCTTAAATGTACCATTCAATTTCTTATTCATTTCCCTGAAGCTGAACAAACCTCTTACTGCCAGATAATTTGTTGCAAAAAGAACGGCATCAATCTCTGGATTTTCAGTAAAAAATGCAGTTAGTTCTGCAGTGGTCTCATCGGCTGTATTATTAAATGAAATCAGCTTGCATAACTTTTTATTGAGTTTGATATGATTTGCTTTCAATGCCTGCTCATAACCTTTATAGCGGTCCTTAATCTGCTCCACATCAACGTCTACAGTTACAAAAGCAATATTCTTCATTCCCTTATGAATTAAAGAATCTGTAGCCATGTAGGTTCCTTTGACATTATCAACCAATACACTGCTAACTTCCAGACCAGGCAAATGTCTGTCAAATACTACTACAGGGGTACGGTCAGACAATAACTCACGAATATCTTCTTCCATACCCACCATCGGGGCAATAATATAACCATCTACCTGTCTTGACTTAAACATCCTGATCAGACCTTTAGCCTTCTCCAGATTGTTTTCTGTACTGGAATAAATAATCTTATAACCATGTTTATAAGCCTTATCCTCAATCAATCTTGCGATGGCGGCAAAAAATGGGTTAGAAATATCTTCTACAATCAATCCGATAGTATTCGTATTTCCTGTACGCAGACTTCTTGCTACCTGGTTAGGCCTGAAGCCTACTTCTTTAATAATTGCCTCGACTTTTGCGATCATGTCCTGGCTGATCCGCATCTTCTCTGCTTTACCATTTAATATGAAAGAGACAGTAGTAATAGATACGTTAGCCTTCTTTGCGATATCCTTTATAGAGAGGGGTTTCATTTTGTTTTTTAATTTAGATGACCAATCTAGAAAAATAAAAACTATTAATGAAACAGTCTCAACAGTCTCTACAATATTTTATTTCACCAGGCAAACTCAAAGCCTAATGCTTATGTGGCAAATACTGCTTTTATCACGATAAAATATGCTAAAACGGCCTGCACGCGCACTAACTAATCTGAATCGATTAAATTTATCTATAATTCCGGTTTCCTGTCAATTGTAATAATCCTGTGATCAGGATCAGAAGAGATAAAAAAATCAATCCCGCAATATTCCCCGGATAAACCGTAAATTTGTCTATTGATATCTTTTGACTATGGCATACATTGATTATTATAAAGTCCTGGGCGTGGACAAGACGGCAACGCAGGAAGAGATAAAGAAAGCGTACAGGAAGCTCGCACGTAAATATCACCCCGATTTAAATCCCAAAGATAAAGAAGCCAATAAATTATTTCAGCAGATCAACGAGGCTAACGAAGCTTTGAGTGATCCTGAAAAACGTAAAAAATACGACGATTACGGTGAAAACTGGAAACATGCTGATCAGGCCCAGCAACAGGGAGGTAATCCTTTTGGTGGCGGCAGAAGAGGATCAGCTGGTTTTGGAGGAGGATTTAACGGTGGATTTGGCGGTGGCGGTTCAGCCGACTTTGGCGGTGGAGATTTCTCAGACTTCTTTGAATCGATGTTTGGTGGCGGTGGCCGTCAGCAAAGAAACAGTGCGAGATTCAAAGGCCAGGATTTACAGGCAGAATTAAAAATCACCTTCCGGGAAGCAGCTGAAACACATAAACCTACCATAACCGTTAACGGTAAAAATCTGAGGATTACTATCCCGGCAGGGATTTCAAACGGACAGGTCATTAAACTTAAAGGTCAGGGTAGCCCGGGTGTTAATAACGGCCCTTCAGGAGATCTTTTTATTACAATTACCATTGCTGAGGATGCTGTATTCAAAAGAATAGCCGACGATCTTTATCTCACCAAAGAAATAGACCTTTATACAGCTATACTTGGTGGAGAAGCTACTATAGATACCTTAAACGGCAAAGTAAAACTGAAGGTGCCTGCAGGTACACAAAACGGAACAAAGATCAGATTGAAAGGCAAAGGATTCCCGGTTTACAAGAAAGATGGAGAATTTGGAAATCTTTTCATAACTTATACCATTAATATACCGGTAGGCTTAACAGAAAAACAAACAGAGCTCTTTAAACAATTAAAAGAGCTGTCAGCGTAATGGAATAATTCATCATCCTATGGAAAACGAATTAATAACTATAAGAGATTACTGTGTTAATTATGCCATAGACCCTTCTTTTATTCAAGCACTGGAAGAGTCCGGATTAATCGCACTGACCATAATTGACGGGAATAAATTCATACACTTTGAGCAATTAATGGAAATGGATCGTTACATCCATTTCCATTATGATCTGGAGATTAATATCGCGGGCATTGAAGCGATTGTAAACCTTTTACAGAAAGTGAAACATATGCAGCATGAGATAGAGATTTTAAAAACTCATATTCATGTTCATGAAAGCCACTAAAGACTGTCATAAACTTCCGGATTAACCAGAAATGGCGGTCTCTCCCCTTTCGATACTGCAATAATATTCTCAGCAGCTAATCTTGCCATAGCACTTCTGGTCCCTTCTGTAGCTGAACCTATATGTGGTAAGACTGCAACGTTTGGCATAAAAAGCAACGGATTATCCGCATGCATAGGCTCAGGATTTGTAACATCCAGTCCTGCGCCCCAGATCAGCTTATTTTCGAGTGCATAAATCAGATCTGTTTCCTGATGTATAGCCCCTCTTGCTGTATTAATAAAAATTGCTCCGGGTTTCATTTGCTTAAACACCTCAAGATCAAATTTACCTTCGGTTTCTGCTGTTAATGCCGTATGAACGGTTAATACATCGCTTTGTTTTAATAATTCTTCAAAAGAGACAAGCTTTGCCCCCAGCTCATGCTCAGCCTCTTCATTTCTGTTACGGTTATGATAAATGATTTTCATACCAAAGGCACCGGCACAGCGTCTGGCCATTTCCACTCCTATCTTGCCTAATCCAAAAACACCCAGCGTACAACCACTCAGTTCTTTTCCTAAATTTGCAGTAGGTTCAAAAAAGTCCCATTCTCCGGCAGTGATTTTACGGTTCATGTAAAAAGCATTTCTCGCCGCCGCCATCATCAGTAAGAAAGCAGTATCAGCAGTAGCCCCACTCAATACTCCCGGAGTATTACCTACTGGTATACCGAGTCGTGTTGCAGTTTCGATAGCTATATTATCATATCCTACAGAATGAAGTGCAATTACTTTCAAATGTTTACTGGCTTCTAAAAACTGTTCATCCAATCGCTGACCGGCGTTGAGCAATGCATCTGCGCCCTGACAGGCATCAATCAGCTCCCCCCTTGTCATACTCCTTTTTTCAGTCCATTGTTTAACTTTCAGGCCAGCGTCTTCAAGTAAACGTAAACCTGATTCTGGAATTATCCTGGTTATAAATACATTCATGAGCGCTATTTACTCAAAAAATTCGAACTGATGGTATCCCAAACCTCTTTTCCATCTCCTTTTAAGGTTTGTTTCAGCATATAAATACCAAATCCTTTAGCCTGTTCAAAATCTATTTTAGGCGGCATAGACAGTTCGGTCTGATTGACAACGACATCTACCAGTACTGGCCCGGGATGGGACAATGCAGCTGCAATAGCTCCTTCCACACCATCAGATTCTTCTACCCGGATTCCCCTGATCCCAATAGCCTGTGCCATTTTTGCAAAATCCGGATTTTTAAGGTCTGTCCCGAATGGAGGCATACCAATCACTTTCATCTCCATAGCCACAAAACCCAGTGAGCTATTATTATAGACTATAATTTTTACTGGCAGATTGTATTGATAAATGGTTAAAATATCACCCATTAACATGGCAAAACCACCATCACCTGATAATGAAATAACCTGTCTGTCAGGAAAAGCAAATTGTGCGCCTATAGCCTGCGGCATTGCACTGGCCATTGTTCCATGATTAAAGGATCCGATCAATTTCCTGCCTTTTTTCATGTCTACATACCGGGCTGCCCATACCGTAGGCGTACCTACATCTGCTGTAAATATCGCATTATCGGCGGCCTGCTCACTTAAAATTCTGGTCAGATATTCCGGATGAATTGGCTTATTGGTAACCGGCTGTGCATGTGCAAGCAGGTTTTTCCTGTTGTCTCGATAACGTTCCTGACACTTTTCTAAAAATGAAGCATCAGCAACATCCTGCAGAAAAGGCAGCAAAGCTTTAACGGTTTCTTTTACGTCACCTGTCAGCCCGAGATTGAGTTTACATCTGCGGCCCAGTCTTTCCGGCCTGATATCAATCTGTACAATCTTAGCTTTGGAAGGATACCATTCTTTATAAGGAAAATCCGTCCCCAGCATCAAGAGTAAATCACTTTCTTCTACGGCATGATAACCTGAAGAAATACCAATCAGTCCGGTCATTCCCACATCATAGGGATTGTCATATTGTACATGTTCTTTTCCTCTGAGCGCATGTACTATTGGTGATTTAATTTTACCAGCCAGCGCTAATAATTCATCATGTGCATCTCTGCAACCCGCACCACACAATAAGGTAATCTTTTTAGCTTCATTAATCAGCTGTGCGAGTTTTTGTAATTCCTCATCAGAAGGGCGGATTGACGGGCGGCTGATAAATAAAGGATGATCCAACTCTTCGTTTTCCATCTTCTCCATGGCCACATCACCAGACAGGCTGATCACGGCTACACCACTTTGTCCTATTGCATGCTGCATCGCAATCTGCAAAACTCTTGGCATTTGTCTGGCCGAAGCTATAGTTTCACAGTAATAACTGCATTCCCGGAATAAAGACTCCGGACGGGTTTCCTGAAAATAGGATGTTCCAACCTGCTCACTCGGGATATGCGCTGCAATAGCCAGTACAGGTGCATTACTTTTATGTGCATCATACAAACCATTAATCAAATGCATATTTCCTGGTCCGCAGCTACCTGCACAAACAGCTAATCTGCCTGTTAACTGAGCCTCGGCACCTGCGGCAAATGCTGCCGCTTCTTCATGCCGGTAATGAATCCATTTGATTTCTTTAGAATTACGTATTTCATCTACAATTCCGTTCAGCGAATCTCCTACCAAACCATGTACATGTTTAACTCCTGCCTGAATCAGTATCTCTACCAATTTTGCTGCTACTGTTTTTGCCATAATATTCCTGGATAAAATAAAAGCCATCCCATTGGGACAGCTTTGATCTGGTAATTATTTTTTTACAACTTCATTATATCTGCGTTCAACTTCCGGCCAGTTAACCACGGTCCACCATGCGGTAATATAGTCTGCACGTTTATTCTGATATTTCAGATAATAGGCATGCTCCCAGACATCAAGTGCTAAAATAGGACGGCCTTTTTCTGCTACAGCATCCATTAACGGATTATCCTGATTAGCCGTAGTAGTTATTTTAAGCTTGCCATTTTGCACAATCAGCCAGGCCCAGCCAGAACCGAAGCGTTTCGCTGCACTATCAGCAAAGGCAGCTTTAAACTTGTCCATTGTTCCAAAGTTTGCGTCAATCTCTTTCAAAAAAGCAGGTGATGCTGGCTTTGGCTTAGGAGCCATAATCTGCCAGAATAATGAGTGATTATAATGTCCGCCTGCATTATTACGAATCGCAGCAGGATAAGTTGATGCCACAGCAAGTATCTGTGCAAGTGTCTTGCCTTCTGCGGTTGTACCTTTAACTGCCGCATTTAAATTGGTTACATAACCCTGATGATGTTTAGTATAATGGATTTCCATCGTCTGCTTGTCTATAGCAGGTTCAAGAGCATTATAAGCATAAGGTAGAGGTGCAAGTTTAAATTGCGCGCTGAGGGTCTGCGTTCCTGCCAAAAGCAGAACAATAGGAAAAAAGCTCTTCAATAATTTCATCTTAGAATAGGGATTAATATGAAAAGCTGTTTAAACTTATGATATAAGTTTAAACAGCTACCTAATCAAAACGATTATTAAATTATTTTGTTTTCCCTATTTCGTTTTAATAAACAGGATTAACCCTAATACACTCACTACTAACACACAAAAAGCGGAAAAAGCAGTCAGAAAATCACGAAAGTTTTTTCCTGCAAAATCCACGAGTAAAAATTTATGGAATACAGCAAAACTCAGGCCTTCCCTCCTGTCTGAATCCTGAACTTTTGCAGCAAGTCTGCCCGTTGACGTTTCCAGATAATAAGTAAGATGACCTGGAGTATTCAGCGCTATTTTCACTACCGGCAAACGTTTATTGACAAAACCGTAATCATTATCAAATTTAGTCAGATAAGCTGAGGAAGAAATAATCAGCGGAGCAGTCTCATCCGCAGCAGCATTAGCCATCATTTCACAACAGGCAGCTTCACCGTCAGCAGCTCCCTGTGCTACAAAATGTTTAACCAGGCTATAGCTATGCTCCATAATCCCATCAGCTAAGAGCTGCCCATCGGCCGCATCATAATAAGTGACATTGGGTTTATCTTTTTTATCCTTTTCTCCAAACATAGTTTCCGCTTTTGCTATCTGCTGCTTTTTCCAGCTGTCATTTTCTTTTTTGACAGTGTATACCTGATAGTAGGTTTTATCATTAAATCTGGCCAGGGAAATATTGCTGACCTGGTCCCATTGCACTGGTAAAGCTGTAGAAGCAACAGTCAGATCACACAGTCTGACTTCCGGTTCAACGACGTAATTAATCCTGTCATCAGGTGCAAATTTATGCGTCGCATGATAAGCCCCTGACCCCATAAAAGTAAGTGTAACAACAGAAGTCCATAACCCGATACTCCGGTGATATTTACGTAAGAACCCTACTTTTTGCCCGGTAACAGGCTTTTTAAACTTCTTCCACAAAAAACCATAGATCAGTAATCCACTCAGCGTCGAAAAGATAACAATTGAAGCCAGTACCAACACCAGGGTATACCTGGCTGTATTATTCGTAATTTTAGCGATGAATTCATAGCTGTGAAAATTACTGAATACCCAAAGAAAAATCTTTCTGTTGGTATCATTATAATTTGCCAGCCTGCTTTGTGAAGTTTCCACATACACATCCATCTTATCTTTTCTGTCGAAACTCACCTTCCATACCGGCAGCAAACGGTTGATATATTTATACTCATCCGTAAAACTGCTGACCTGATTTACTGCGACTATTTTAGCAGTACTGTCTCCAAGAAAATACCGGCTCAGATATTCCGCATACAAACGATCTCCGTCAGGTAACTTTGCGCCATCTGCTGCAGAAAAATACAGTATTTCATTCTTCCTGTCTTTGACCTGATAAAAGGTCTTTCCCTTGAAATTTATGATCCTGAAATTCTTGAATAAGTTGATCCCGTTTTTGCTAAGCACATCGTTAACAGACAGTTTGATCTGACTGTTATTGACCGCTACCGGCTTAATATATTCATGTGCGATCTGCAGTTTGAACCAGTGGGCGATAATAGGATGACTTAAACCTGAACAAGTCCAGAAAATTACCGGAATGATCGTCATAATCCCCAGGATCCGGTGCCAGGAATACATATTCCTTTTGACCGTCCGGCTAAGATTTGCAGTGCTCATGTTAATGCTTATATTCTGCCAGTAAAATATCCATATCTTTCATCAGCTGCGCTACCTGTTCATCTACAGTACCGTCATAAGCTCCTCTGATACGTTTTTCTTTATCAACCAGCACGAGATATCCCTGATGAATAAAACCGCCTGGTGCTGCTTTATCCTGCCCTACAGTGACCAGGTAATTACGTTCTGCCAAAGCATAAATTTGTTCTTTTGTGCCCCATAAAAACTCCCATTGCGTCCCCTTAATCCCCAGTTTAGTGGCATAAGCTTTCATTCTTGAAGGTGTATCGTATTTCACGTCTATAGTATGTGAAGCCAGTTTCACCTCTGGATTATTTAAGTATTTGTTATATACTTTTAACAGATTGCGGTGCATGGTCGGGCAGATAGTCGGGCAGGAAGTAAAGAAAAAATCCGCGACATAAATGGCACCGTCAAAATCTTTACCGGTCACTACTGCACTATCCTGATTCAGAAATTTAAAAGCCGGAATAGTCCGGTAAGTCGTATCAGTCCCTGTGATATCCTGTTGCAAAAAAGGAAGTCTTTTTGGCTTGTCCTTACATCCTGTCACCACTGCCAGCAGCAGCAACAGATAAATCAGTCTCTTTCCCATTACTTTTTGAATTGTTTCAGATAAGCATCAGATGATTGGATTTCAGCTTTGTACAAACTGTCTATTTTTCCAATTTTAATACGCTCAGCTTTGAAATAACTGATCGCATCTTCATTGGATTTCCCTGTCACATCAGGCTCAAACTTATGCATCCAGTCATTCATCAGCTCTTCAGCTCCGTTTAACCTTTCCAGAGTAGCTTTCATGGCTACTTTTTCTTTTACCGTATCTGTTGCGGGAAATTTAGCTTTTAAAGCTGGCAGGTCTTTCAGCATAGAATCCAGTTTCATCTGGTTGTTCACTAAAATCCCGTGATCTTCCATTACCGTATCATGGAATTTCATGACCTCATCTCTTTCTGTCTTATAATTTGGAGTTTGCGTACAGGCAACTGCACCTGTAACTAATACGATTGCGGCTAAAAATAATTTCATATCATTATTGTTTAATTAATACGTCTTCAGCAACCTTTTAACGGGCTGCAAAAAAATGTATTACTGGTCTGCTTATTCGCAGACACATCAGAAAATTGAATTAAAAGGG
This portion of the Pedobacter lusitanus genome encodes:
- a CDS encoding PepSY-associated TM helix domain-containing protein; its protein translation is MSTANLSRTVKRNMYSWHRILGIMTIIPVIFWTCSGLSHPIIAHWFKLQIAHEYIKPVAVNNSQIKLSVNDVLSKNGINLFKNFRIINFKGKTFYQVKDRKNEILYFSAADGAKLPDGDRLYAEYLSRYFLGDSTAKIVAVNQVSSFTDEYKYINRLLPVWKVSFDRKDKMDVYVETSQSRLANYNDTNRKIFLWVFSNFHSYEFIAKITNNTARYTLVLVLASIVIFSTLSGLLIYGFLWKKFKKPVTGQKVGFLRKYHRSIGLWTSVVTLTFMGSGAYHATHKFAPDDRINYVVEPEVRLCDLTVASTALPVQWDQVSNISLARFNDKTYYQVYTVKKENDSWKKQQIAKAETMFGEKDKKDKPNVTYYDAADGQLLADGIMEHSYSLVKHFVAQGAADGEAACCEMMANAAADETAPLIISSSAYLTKFDNDYGFVNKRLPVVKIALNTPGHLTYYLETSTGRLAAKVQDSDRREGLSFAVFHKFLLVDFAGKNFRDFLTAFSAFCVLVVSVLGLILFIKTK
- a CDS encoding J domain-containing protein, yielding MAYIDYYKVLGVDKTATQEEIKKAYRKLARKYHPDLNPKDKEANKLFQQINEANEALSDPEKRKKYDDYGENWKHADQAQQQGGNPFGGGRRGSAGFGGGFNGGFGGGGSADFGGGDFSDFFESMFGGGGRQQRNSARFKGQDLQAELKITFREAAETHKPTITVNGKNLRITIPAGISNGQVIKLKGQGSPGVNNGPSGDLFITITIAEDAVFKRIADDLYLTKEIDLYTAILGGEATIDTLNGKVKLKVPAGTQNGTKIRLKGKGFPVYKKDGEFGNLFITYTINIPVGLTEKQTELFKQLKELSA
- a CDS encoding phospho-sugar mutase; the protein is MQLEAAIQNTINEWLNGNYDQQTKEEIQKLIDSEASTELVDAFYRSLEFGTGGLRGIMGAGSNRINKYTIGTATQGLSNYLLKKYPGEKIKVAIAHDSRNQSDFFARITADVFSANGIQVYFFKELRPTPELSFAIRQLGCRSGVMLTASHNPKEYNGYKAYGADGGQFTSPDDTMVMDEVAKIKSIDEVKFERNDQLIELIGEEIDTLYLDKITELSVSPEAIARQKDLKIVYSPIHGTGITLVPKALAQFGFTNLTLVEEQSTPDGNFPTVVYPNPEEKEAMTLALNKAKEIDADLVLATDPDADRVGIAVKNNDGEFVLLNGNQTGSILINYLLTAWQEKGKLDGSQYIVKTVVTTNLVEEIAKAKNVECFNTLTGFKHIGHLITSLQGKRTFIGGGEESYGYLIGELVRDKDAVISCAFIAEMTAFYKDKGSSLYNAMLDMFVTYGLYKEELVSLTKKGKSGAEEIKAMMEKFRNNPPLVLGGSKVKTLKDYELGIETNLDTQEKTKLDFPKSDVLQFITEDGSIVSARPSGTEPKIKFYCSVNAPLADKSQFKTVDTALGAKIKSLMEDLQA
- the poxB gene encoding ubiquinone-dependent pyruvate dehydrogenase, giving the protein MAKTVAAKLVEILIQAGVKHVHGLVGDSLNGIVDEIRNSKEIKWIHYRHEEAAAFAAGAEAQLTGRLAVCAGSCGPGNMHLINGLYDAHKSNAPVLAIAAHIPSEQVGTSYFQETRPESLFRECSYYCETIASARQMPRVLQIAMQHAIGQSGVAVISLSGDVAMEKMENEELDHPLFISRPSIRPSDEELQKLAQLINEAKKITLLCGAGCRDAHDELLALAGKIKSPIVHALRGKEHVQYDNPYDVGMTGLIGISSGYHAVEESDLLLMLGTDFPYKEWYPSKAKIVQIDIRPERLGRRCKLNLGLTGDVKETVKALLPFLQDVADASFLEKCQERYRDNRKNLLAHAQPVTNKPIHPEYLTRILSEQAADNAIFTADVGTPTVWAARYVDMKKGRKLIGSFNHGTMASAMPQAIGAQFAFPDRQVISLSGDGGFAMLMGDILTIYQYNLPVKIIVYNNSSLGFVAMEMKVIGMPPFGTDLKNPDFAKMAQAIGIRGIRVEESDGVEGAIAAALSHPGPVLVDVVVNQTELSMPPKIDFEQAKGFGIYMLKQTLKGDGKEVWDTISSNFLSK
- a CDS encoding chaperone modulator CbpM, producing the protein MENELITIRDYCVNYAIDPSFIQALEESGLIALTIIDGNKFIHFEQLMEMDRYIHFHYDLEINIAGIEAIVNLLQKVKHMQHEIEILKTHIHVHESH
- a CDS encoding superoxide dismutase, which encodes MKLLKSFFPIVLLLAGTQTLSAQFKLAPLPYAYNALEPAIDKQTMEIHYTKHHQGYVTNLNAAVKGTTAEGKTLAQILAVASTYPAAIRNNAGGHYNHSLFWQIMAPKPKPASPAFLKEIDANFGTMDKFKAAFADSAAKRFGSGWAWLIVQNGKLKITTTANQDNPLMDAVAEKGRPILALDVWEHAYYLKYQNKRADYITAWWTVVNWPEVERRYNEVVKK
- a CDS encoding 2-hydroxyacid dehydrogenase, whose amino-acid sequence is MNVFITRIIPESGLRLLEDAGLKVKQWTEKRSMTRGELIDACQGADALLNAGQRLDEQFLEASKHLKVIALHSVGYDNIAIETATRLGIPVGNTPGVLSGATADTAFLLMMAAARNAFYMNRKITAGEWDFFEPTANLGKELSGCTLGVFGLGKIGVEMARRCAGAFGMKIIYHNRNRNEEAEHELGAKLVSFEELLKQSDVLTVHTALTAETEGKFDLEVFKQMKPGAIFINTARGAIHQETDLIYALENKLIWGAGLDVTNPEPMHADNPLLFMPNVAVLPHIGSATEGTRSAMARLAAENIIAVSKGERPPFLVNPEVYDSL
- a CDS encoding LacI family DNA-binding transcriptional regulator; translated protein: MKPLSIKDIAKKANVSITTVSFILNGKAEKMRISQDMIAKVEAIIKEVGFRPNQVARSLRTGNTNTIGLIVEDISNPFFAAIARLIEDKAYKHGYKIIYSSTENNLEKAKGLIRMFKSRQVDGYIIAPMVGMEEDIRELLSDRTPVVVFDRHLPGLEVSSVLVDNVKGTYMATDSLIHKGMKNIAFVTVDVDVEQIKDRYKGYEQALKANHIKLNKKLCKLISFNNTADETTAELTAFFTENPEIDAVLFATNYLAVRGLFSFREMNKKLNGTFKMIAYDDHDIFKLHSPSISAVDQPIEEIAENVINFVLKELALVDSFEKKELNNIVLASKLIER
- a CDS encoding SCO family protein, whose amino-acid sequence is MGKRLIYLLLLLAVVTGCKDKPKRLPFLQQDITGTDTTYRTIPAFKFLNQDSAVVTGKDFDGAIYVADFFFTSCPTICPTMHRNLLKVYNKYLNNPEVKLASHTIDVKYDTPSRMKAYATKLGIKGTQWEFLWGTKEQIYALAERNYLVTVGQDKAAPGGFIHQGYLVLVDKEKRIRGAYDGTVDEQVAQLMKDMDILLAEYKH